Proteins encoded in a region of the Bacteroidales bacterium genome:
- a CDS encoding polysaccharide biosynthesis tyrosine autokinase, giving the protein MESQLTPKHENFQILELIKSYVRHWPWYIISVAICCSIAFLYIQTRPVDYMRGASVLIKEDNASDLTAAFSEKNPFKAAANVNNEVEAFKSPHLMQEVVKRLNLNISYTIRDGLKDRELYTHSPIKVISSGMQEQEFFSFYVELLPDSLLLLSGFEQNAMKFEPTSKKAKLNEMVNTPIGNIEISPTFFYSGTYYNVPIKVSQSSIRSTTAGFSGNLSVALASKENTIINLNYTDVSIQRADDILNTIIAVYNEEWLREKRQIAENTSKFIDDRLPFIENELGGIDDNLQKYKSSNLLTDVRSAASLYMKESSEYSAKVVEVSNQLSIAKNIKESLDRSSKTLDLLPTNTGLSNTAVESSLEQYNALLLQRNKLLANSSERNPVIVDMNNDLNGMMQSIISTIDNLVSALDLQLSSLRTQNARMTQKIASNPGQEKHLISIEREQKIKESLYLYLLQKREENELSLAMTTTNTRVINPPTGSSRPISPKKKMIMAVAFVLGMILPTSVIWGKDMMNTTIQGKKDLKKLSVPLLGVIPLASQARKKANMKAPLVKENSRDMVNEAFRSLRTNIDFFDQENIKTVMFTSYEAGVGKTFMTLNLAMCFALAGKKVIALDLDMRKAALSTYVSSDKAGITDYLNGTATVGSIINKNYFYPGFDVVTIGKIPANPVELLMNGKLTPFLEAMKTYYDYIFIDGVPVNPVTDATIIGRYSDMNIFVIRENFSDHYIIPELENIYHNGKFKNMTILLNGSVQNASSEKYFASKV; this is encoded by the coding sequence ATGGAAAGTCAATTAACGCCTAAACACGAAAATTTTCAAATATTAGAATTAATAAAAAGTTATGTCCGTCACTGGCCATGGTATATTATTTCCGTAGCCATCTGTTGCAGTATTGCTTTTTTATATATACAAACCCGTCCGGTTGATTACATGCGAGGTGCGTCGGTATTGATCAAAGAAGACAATGCATCAGATTTAACAGCGGCTTTCAGTGAAAAAAATCCATTCAAAGCAGCTGCCAACGTGAATAATGAAGTAGAAGCATTCAAATCTCCCCATTTGATGCAGGAAGTGGTTAAGCGCCTGAATCTGAACATCAGCTATACTATTCGGGATGGATTGAAAGACAGGGAATTGTATACCCATTCGCCGATTAAAGTCATTTCTTCAGGCATGCAGGAACAGGAATTCTTTTCTTTTTATGTGGAGTTATTACCAGACAGTTTGCTGCTTCTTTCCGGATTTGAACAGAATGCTATGAAGTTTGAACCGACAAGTAAAAAAGCTAAACTCAACGAGATGGTGAATACTCCTATCGGAAATATAGAGATATCTCCTACTTTTTTCTATTCCGGTACATATTACAATGTTCCTATAAAAGTATCTCAAAGCAGTATCAGAAGTACTACTGCCGGGTTTTCAGGTAATTTAAGTGTAGCTTTGGCAAGTAAAGAAAATACCATCATCAATCTCAATTATACTGATGTCTCTATCCAAAGGGCAGATGATATTCTGAATACTATCATTGCCGTCTATAATGAAGAATGGTTGAGGGAAAAAAGACAGATTGCTGAAAATACATCAAAATTCATTGATGACCGGCTTCCTTTTATAGAAAACGAACTGGGAGGAATAGATGATAACCTGCAGAAGTATAAAAGTTCGAATCTGTTGACAGATGTGCGTTCGGCAGCATCATTGTATATGAAAGAATCCAGTGAATATTCGGCAAAAGTAGTAGAGGTGAGTAATCAATTATCTATCGCTAAAAATATCAAGGAGTCATTGGATAGAAGCAGCAAAACCCTGGACTTGTTACCGACCAATACCGGTTTAAGCAATACTGCTGTGGAATCTTCCTTGGAACAATACAATGCATTATTGCTTCAGCGGAACAAATTGTTGGCTAACAGTAGTGAAAGAAATCCTGTGATTGTGGATATGAACAATGATCTTAACGGTATGATGCAATCTATTATCAGTACTATAGACAATCTGGTTTCAGCCCTTGACCTGCAGTTATCAAGCTTGCGAACACAAAATGCCAGAATGACCCAGAAAATAGCCTCTAATCCCGGACAGGAAAAACATTTGATTTCCATTGAGCGTGAGCAAAAGATCAAAGAGTCGTTATATTTATACCTGCTTCAAAAACGGGAAGAAAATGAGTTGTCACTTGCAATGACCACTACCAATACACGGGTTATCAATCCTCCAACGGGAAGTTCCAGACCGATCAGTCCCAAAAAGAAAATGATTATGGCGGTTGCTTTTGTATTGGGGATGATACTCCCCACTAGCGTAATCTGGGGAAAAGATATGATGAATACCACCATTCAAGGGAAAAAAGACCTGAAAAAACTTTCAGTTCCTTTATTAGGGGTTATTCCACTGGCTTCCCAGGCACGTAAAAAAGCGAATATGAAAGCTCCGCTTGTCAAGGAAAATAGCAGGGATATGGTAAATGAAGCTTTCAGGTCCTTACGTACCAATATTGATTTTTTTGATCAGGAGAACATAAAAACAGTTATGTTTACCTCTTATGAGGCCGGAGTGGGAAAAACATTCATGACCTTGAATCTGGCCATGTGTTTTGCTTTAGCCGGGAAAAAAGTAATCGCGCTGGATCTGGATATGCGGAAAGCAGCGTTGAGTACGTATGTTTCTTCAGATAAAGCCGGTATTACTGATTACCTGAACGGAACAGCTACTGTCGGATCCATCATCAATAAAAATTATTTTTATCCTGGATTCGATGTGGTCACAATTGGTAAAATACCGGCAAATCCTGTCGAATTATTGATGAATGGTAAATTAACACCGTTCCTGGAGGCTATGAAGACTTATTATGATTATATATTCATCGATGGAGTTCCTGTCAATCCGGTAACAGATGCAACAATTATAGGCAGGTATTCGGATATGAACATATTTGTTATACGTGAAAATTTTTCCGACCATTATATTATTCCCGAGCTCGAAAATATATACCACAACGGAAAATTCAAAAACATGACTATACTTCTGAACGGCTCCGTCCAGAATGCATCATCTGAGAAGTATTTTGCGAGTAAAGTATGA
- a CDS encoding polysaccharide biosynthesis/export family protein gives MKYKFIVFLCCILFSCHTSKKVIYLQDAVDGTSEAMVPNEGITIQPKDILSIVITSKNPELSVSFNLPLTTYFAGSASPTAGESQKLLGFTVDQYGYIDYPILGRIKVAGLTRLQLSDMIKQRLTEDDLLKDPVVTTEFMNFRISILGEVANPGTYQITNDKITLLEALGMAGDMTIYGNRENVMVVRETDYLRNTYRVDLRSKDLFTSPVYYLQQNDVIYVEPNKVRAGQSRINENKSVGVWVSIASLFATILVLFIK, from the coding sequence ATGAAATATAAATTTATTGTGTTTTTGTGTTGCATATTATTTTCATGCCACACATCTAAAAAAGTGATCTATTTACAGGATGCCGTTGACGGAACATCTGAAGCAATGGTTCCTAACGAAGGTATTACCATTCAGCCGAAAGATATACTTTCAATTGTAATCACCAGTAAGAATCCCGAACTGTCGGTATCTTTCAATCTACCGTTAACCACTTATTTTGCAGGAAGTGCATCACCTACAGCAGGGGAGTCTCAAAAATTACTCGGGTTCACGGTGGATCAGTATGGTTATATTGATTATCCTATATTAGGGAGAATAAAGGTGGCTGGTTTGACAAGGTTGCAATTATCCGACATGATTAAGCAAAGACTTACAGAAGATGACTTGTTGAAAGATCCGGTGGTGACAACAGAGTTCATGAATTTCAGGATTTCCATCTTAGGGGAAGTAGCTAATCCGGGTACTTACCAAATCACCAATGATAAAATTACATTACTCGAAGCTCTTGGAATGGCAGGAGATATGACCATTTACGGTAACCGGGAAAATGTTATGGTAGTACGTGAAACGGATTATCTAAGGAATACTTATCGTGTAGATTTGCGTTCAAAAGATTTATTCACTTCACCGGTCTATTACCTGCAACAAAATGATGTCATATATGTCGAACCCAATAAAGTGAGAGCAGGACAATCGAGAATTAACGAGAATAAATCGGTAGGCGTGTGGGTATCGATAGCTTCACTTTTCGCCACCATATTGGTACTGTTCATTAAATAA
- a CDS encoding redoxin family protein: MPCRDQMAYMNDLRETLRRKDVIFMYLVSSSLEITWKNYIMDIGLFGENVVHYRISDDQQRRVEYNFSFDTKAFPVYMLVDRNGKVVNTKADPPAEKEAIIQQIEKLLAK; this comes from the coding sequence ATACCATGTCGCGACCAGATGGCATATATGAATGACCTACGAGAAACACTAAGAAGAAAAGATGTGATTTTCATGTATCTTGTCAGTAGCTCTCTCGAAATTACATGGAAGAATTACATTATGGACATAGGGTTGTTTGGGGAAAATGTTGTTCATTACCGTATATCAGACGACCAGCAACGCAGAGTCGAATATAATTTTTCTTTTGATACAAAAGCTTTTCCAGTGTATATGTTAGTTGATCGTAATGGTAAAGTTGTCAATACAAAAGCGGACCCTCCGGCGGAAAAAGAAGCCATCATCCAGCAAATAGAGAAGCTGTTGGCTAAATAG
- a CDS encoding carboxypeptidase-like regulatory domain-containing protein: protein MKPYIVLLWLFFVASCSYAQIFSGYLYDLKTGLPISNVEVYFDGTLFHTTTDASGKFELYVGTRINTNLIFRHSSYQLKSISNPYEEGLGKIYLEKKVDPIWKVTQADLFSREQKIKVFREQFLGTDKAGKSCKILNEDDIHFFYDSDTKNLSAVSNQPLIIENKL, encoded by the coding sequence ATGAAACCCTATATTGTCTTGCTTTGGCTGTTTTTTGTCGCTTCTTGTTCATATGCTCAGATATTTTCAGGATACCTCTATGATTTAAAAACCGGGCTTCCTATCTCAAATGTAGAAGTATACTTTGACGGAACACTATTCCATACGACTACCGATGCTAGTGGGAAATTTGAATTATATGTAGGAACGAGGATTAATACCAACTTGATATTCAGGCATTCATCATACCAGCTAAAATCTATTTCCAATCCATATGAAGAGGGCCTGGGTAAAATATATCTGGAAAAGAAGGTCGATCCTATATGGAAAGTCACACAGGCAGATTTGTTTAGCAGGGAGCAGAAAATAAAAGTGTTTCGTGAACAATTTTTAGGAACGGATAAAGCAGGAAAATCCTGTAAAATATTAAACGAAGATGATATCCATTTTTTTTATGATTCGGATACAAAAAACTTATCTGCTGTTTCAAATCAACCCCTCATTATTGAAAATAAACTTTAG
- a CDS encoding nitroreductase family protein has translation MLADLIKKNRSYRRFYQNEPVSEKDLYDMIDAARLSPSARNAQSLCYQLSNTKELNDRIYPTLRWAGYLKDWDGPEEGERPSAYIIMMNNEKISTNFFCDHGIAAMSILLTAVEKGYGGCIIGAFEKKHLEEILHVPGHCSILHVIALGKPKETVVIEAVKEDQDIKYWRDEQGVHHVPKRALKDIIY, from the coding sequence ATGCTTGCAGACTTAATCAAAAAAAACAGGAGTTACCGTCGATTTTATCAGAATGAACCCGTCAGTGAAAAAGACCTGTACGATATGATTGATGCGGCACGGCTCAGCCCGTCGGCGCGAAATGCCCAATCCCTCTGTTATCAATTGTCGAACACGAAGGAATTAAATGACCGGATATACCCTACCCTTCGTTGGGCAGGATATCTGAAAGACTGGGATGGTCCGGAAGAAGGAGAACGTCCATCGGCATATATCATCATGATGAATAATGAAAAGATATCCACTAATTTCTTTTGTGACCATGGCATCGCTGCCATGTCAATTCTACTGACTGCAGTTGAAAAGGGCTATGGAGGATGTATTATCGGTGCATTTGAAAAAAAACACCTGGAAGAGATCTTACATGTCCCCGGTCATTGCTCGATATTACATGTTATAGCATTGGGAAAACCCAAAGAAACAGTCGTTATTGAAGCCGTAAAAGAAGATCAGGACATTAAATACTGGCGTGACGAACAAGGAGTACACCATGTTCCTAAACGCGCCTTGAAAGATATTATTTATTAA
- the zwf gene encoding glucose-6-phosphate dehydrogenase codes for MNPHQPEPFIITIFGASGDLSARKLLPALLYLEHDRLLPHTYCILGVGRTSFSDQQFREKAGNALKEHAATVNATVRKKFLKRLHYHVMNTSDSNDYIGLKQKLTELDISIGSSRNFLYYLATPPVLYQTIIGYLSTQGLNREEKQGWKRVIIEKPFGYDLKTARQLNKEILKSFKENQIYRIDHYLGKETVQNILVTRFANSIFEPVWNRHYIERIEITSAESIGVENRGGYYDKAGAVRDMIQNHLLQILGMIALEPPVNAEADSIRNETLKVFQSLRPISIKDMADQVIRGQYLASTIQGKKVAAYRQEKGVAPDSQTETFVAMKLFVDNPRWKDVPFFIRYGKRMPVRVTEVVVRFKPVAYTIFEQGPTSAQNNTLIIRIQPDEGILLTFGLKTPGTGFEVSEKSLDFHYSSLEQTRLSEAYERLLLDCVKGDQTLYLRGDAVEATWKFIDPVLQAWQHHSIKLYGYPAGTWGPKEADKLIGKGATWRYPCKNLTSDTGFCQL; via the coding sequence ATGAACCCTCACCAACCAGAACCTTTCATTATCACTATTTTCGGGGCATCAGGAGATCTATCCGCAAGAAAACTTTTACCCGCTCTCCTGTACCTGGAACACGACCGTTTATTACCTCACACTTATTGTATTCTGGGTGTGGGAAGAACTTCATTCAGCGACCAACAATTCCGGGAAAAAGCAGGCAATGCTTTAAAAGAACATGCCGCGACAGTAAATGCCACCGTCAGAAAAAAGTTTCTGAAACGGTTACATTACCATGTAATGAACACCTCGGATAGTAATGACTATATCGGGTTAAAACAAAAACTCACCGAACTGGACATATCCATCGGCTCATCGCGGAATTTCCTTTATTACCTGGCTACACCGCCTGTTTTATACCAAACCATTATTGGCTATTTATCCACCCAGGGACTCAACCGGGAAGAAAAACAGGGATGGAAACGTGTAATTATCGAAAAGCCGTTCGGCTACGACCTGAAAACAGCCCGGCAATTGAACAAGGAAATACTTAAGTCGTTTAAAGAAAATCAAATATACCGTATCGACCATTATCTGGGAAAAGAAACCGTACAGAATATCCTGGTTACCCGTTTTGCCAACAGTATCTTTGAGCCGGTATGGAACCGCCATTATATTGAACGGATTGAGATCACCTCTGCTGAGAGCATCGGAGTAGAAAACCGGGGTGGCTATTATGACAAAGCCGGTGCTGTCCGGGATATGATACAAAACCATCTTTTGCAGATATTAGGTATGATCGCCCTTGAGCCTCCTGTAAATGCGGAAGCCGATTCCATCCGTAACGAGACACTCAAGGTATTCCAATCGTTGAGGCCAATCTCTATTAAAGATATGGCTGACCAGGTGATCCGCGGACAATATCTGGCATCTACCATACAAGGAAAAAAAGTTGCTGCCTACCGGCAGGAAAAAGGAGTGGCTCCGGATTCACAAACAGAAACATTCGTAGCCATGAAACTCTTTGTCGACAATCCAAGATGGAAGGATGTCCCGTTTTTTATCCGGTATGGAAAAAGAATGCCTGTACGTGTCACAGAGGTGGTAGTCCGGTTCAAACCTGTGGCATATACCATTTTTGAACAGGGTCCGACTTCTGCACAGAACAACACGCTAATCATCCGGATTCAACCTGATGAAGGTATTTTACTAACTTTTGGATTAAAAACACCCGGGACTGGATTCGAGGTGTCCGAAAAAAGCCTTGATTTCCATTATTCTTCGTTGGAACAGACACGACTTAGTGAAGCTTATGAACGATTATTGCTTGATTGCGTTAAAGGAGATCAGACCTTGTATCTTCGTGGTGATGCTGTAGAAGCAACATGGAAATTCATTGATCCTGTACTGCAGGCATGGCAACATCATTCTATAAAACTCTATGGTTATCCTGCTGGAACATGGGGACCAAAAGAAGCGGATAAACTGATCGGAAAAGGAGCAACCTGGCGTTATCCCTGCAAGAACCTAACATCAGATACCGGATTCTGTCAATTATAA
- a CDS encoding DUF1573 domain-containing protein has product MKRIIIFFICLFMLAPATLLAQPKITFDKIVHDFGKVKEADGAAVHDFTFKNTGTAPLIIQNVTTTCGCTTPEWTKQPIPPGSEGFIKVSYDVRGRPGAIDKTITVSSNTKPATTHLRITGEVSPVDRQPAEAFRYTAGALRMDNLHVSFSRVYSYEKPTLVATAYNPGTNPVKISFVHLPSYIKVDVSPSTIRKDEKASIKITYDAAGKNEWGFVSDLISMIQNDDTSKEYKLTITANIQEDFSKWTNNQLQNAPSALLEKSVIEGEKIKKGEKAEYKLKMTNNGKSKLLIRKAESTSQQVKVTAPKEIAPGASSELLISYDTTGQTGLQSKTISIITNDPKNPSITVRLKVEVIE; this is encoded by the coding sequence ATGAAACGAATTATTATTTTTTTTATATGTTTGTTCATGTTGGCTCCGGCAACGCTGCTGGCTCAACCAAAAATCACATTTGACAAAATAGTTCATGATTTTGGCAAGGTAAAAGAAGCCGACGGAGCAGCAGTGCATGATTTTACGTTCAAGAATACGGGAACGGCCCCATTGATCATCCAGAACGTTACTACCACCTGCGGATGTACCACACCTGAATGGACCAAACAACCCATCCCCCCCGGATCGGAAGGTTTCATCAAAGTTTCTTATGATGTAAGGGGAAGACCTGGTGCCATTGACAAAACTATTACCGTATCCTCCAATACCAAACCTGCCACAACCCATCTGCGTATCACCGGTGAAGTAAGTCCGGTAGACCGCCAACCTGCCGAAGCCTTCCGTTATACTGCCGGCGCACTCCGTATGGACAATTTGCATGTATCTTTCAGCCGGGTTTATTCGTACGAAAAACCGACACTGGTAGCTACAGCATATAATCCGGGAACCAATCCGGTTAAAATATCTTTTGTTCATCTGCCTAGTTACATCAAAGTTGACGTTAGTCCATCCACTATAAGAAAAGATGAAAAGGCCAGCATTAAAATTACATACGATGCAGCCGGCAAAAACGAGTGGGGTTTTGTCAGTGATCTCATCAGTATGATACAAAATGATGATACATCCAAAGAATATAAATTGACCATTACGGCCAACATTCAGGAAGACTTTTCTAAATGGACAAATAACCAGCTCCAGAATGCACCTTCTGCCCTACTTGAAAAAAGCGTCATAGAAGGGGAAAAAATAAAGAAAGGTGAAAAAGCCGAATACAAATTAAAAATGACCAATAACGGGAAAAGTAAATTGCTGATCCGTAAGGCCGAATCGACCAGTCAGCAGGTAAAAGTTACCGCTCCCAAGGAAATTGCTCCAGGTGCATCATCAGAACTGCTCATATCTTATGACACGACCGGACAAACAGGTTTGCAATCCAAAACGATATCAATCATCACCAACGATCCGAAAAACCCGAGCATCACAGTTCGCTTAAAAGTAGAAGTAATAGAATAA
- a CDS encoding replication-associated recombination protein A — translation MQISSQPLADRLRPTGLDDYTGQKHLVGEKAVLRRMIDSGNVSSFILWGPPGVGKTTLAQIVANQLNRPFYMLSAVNSGVKDVRETIESAKKQRFFNHPSPILFIDEIHRFSKSQQDSLLAAVEKGYVTLIGATTENPSFEVISPLLSRCQVYTLKSLEKDDLLEIIDHALKKDSLLKTLPVNLKETSALLRISGGDARKLLNALELVIMADLDAEGKTSSEIIITDDKVLERIQQNIAMYDKNGEMHYDIISAFIKSVRGSDPNAAVYYLARMIEGGEDPLFIARRLIILASEDIGLANPNALLMAQSCFSAVHSIGMPEGRIVLSQTTIYLATSPKSNSAIEAIDSAMAKVRETGNLPVPLHIRNAPTKLMKQLGYAKDYKYAHSYSGNFVDQEFLPPEIVGTSFYHPSDNSREKEIKARMDQLWKGKY, via the coding sequence ATGCAGATCAGCAGTCAACCTTTAGCAGACAGATTGAGACCTACCGGTCTCGACGACTATACCGGCCAAAAACATCTGGTAGGGGAAAAGGCTGTATTGCGTCGTATGATCGATTCCGGTAATGTTTCTTCTTTTATCTTGTGGGGACCTCCGGGAGTCGGAAAGACAACACTGGCGCAAATTGTTGCCAATCAGCTAAATCGACCTTTTTATATGCTTAGTGCGGTAAATTCAGGGGTAAAGGATGTACGTGAAACCATTGAAAGCGCAAAAAAACAACGTTTTTTCAATCACCCCTCCCCGATCCTGTTCATCGATGAAATTCACCGATTCAGCAAATCCCAGCAGGACTCTTTACTGGCTGCTGTGGAAAAGGGCTATGTGACGTTGATCGGTGCTACAACGGAAAATCCATCCTTCGAGGTCATCTCCCCGTTACTTTCCCGTTGCCAGGTCTACACACTCAAATCGCTGGAAAAAGATGACCTGTTGGAGATCATTGATCACGCCCTGAAAAAGGATTCATTGTTGAAAACGCTTCCCGTTAATCTGAAGGAAACCTCCGCATTATTGCGTATTTCAGGAGGTGATGCCCGTAAATTGCTCAATGCACTAGAGCTGGTAATTATGGCTGACCTCGATGCGGAAGGAAAAACATCTTCGGAAATTATCATTACAGACGACAAAGTCCTGGAAAGGATACAGCAAAACATCGCGATGTATGATAAAAACGGAGAGATGCATTACGACATTATTTCCGCATTTATCAAATCTGTGCGGGGTAGCGATCCTAATGCTGCCGTGTATTATCTTGCCCGGATGATCGAAGGTGGTGAAGATCCGCTCTTTATTGCCCGACGCCTGATCATACTGGCATCTGAAGATATAGGGCTGGCCAATCCGAATGCATTGCTGATGGCACAAAGCTGTTTCAGTGCCGTACATTCTATCGGTATGCCGGAAGGACGTATTGTGCTTTCTCAAACGACCATCTATTTGGCTACTTCACCCAAAAGCAATTCAGCCATAGAAGCCATTGACAGCGCCATGGCAAAAGTCCGGGAAACAGGAAACCTACCGGTTCCGCTCCACATAAGGAACGCACCTACCAAATTGATGAAACAACTGGGATATGCGAAAGATTATAAATATGCACACAGCTATTCCGGTAATTTTGTCGATCAGGAATTTCTTCCGCCGGAAATAGTGGGTACATCTTTTTACCATCCTTCCGACAATAGCCGGGAAAAAGAGATAAAAGCACGGATGGACCAGTTATGGAAAGGAAAATATTAG
- a CDS encoding prolyl oligopeptidase family serine peptidase, with translation MKHFTFVLIMMFGFQLLYAQNDFTAKEFTTSSNDILKYRELLPDNYNPEKQYPLVLFLHGAGERGNDNQAQLRHGSMMFTNPVNQEKYPAIVLFPQCPASSTWPFEKAPEGSWNNFPKNDPISTPLNAVKELLDQYLEMKSVDKKRIYILGISMGGMGTFDMVCRYPDIFAAAIPICGGVATERLVKAKDVKFRIYHGDADMVVSVHNSRNAYKELKKDGAKVEYIEFPGCNHDSWNPAFNRSDFLEWLFKQKK, from the coding sequence ATGAAACATTTTACTTTCGTATTAATAATGATGTTCGGATTCCAGTTGTTATATGCTCAAAACGATTTTACTGCTAAGGAATTCACCACATCTTCCAATGATATTTTAAAATACAGGGAATTACTGCCTGATAATTACAATCCGGAGAAACAATATCCATTGGTTTTATTTTTACACGGTGCGGGAGAAAGGGGAAACGACAATCAGGCACAACTCAGGCACGGAAGTATGATGTTTACCAATCCTGTGAACCAGGAAAAATATCCGGCCATCGTATTGTTTCCGCAATGTCCGGCTTCCTCCACATGGCCTTTTGAAAAAGCACCGGAAGGAAGTTGGAACAATTTCCCGAAAAACGATCCGATCTCCACCCCGTTGAATGCAGTAAAAGAGCTACTGGATCAATATCTTGAAATGAAATCTGTGGATAAAAAACGTATATATATCCTTGGTATTTCGATGGGAGGCATGGGAACATTTGACATGGTATGCCGTTATCCGGATATTTTCGCAGCAGCCATCCCTATTTGCGGTGGTGTAGCCACCGAACGGCTGGTAAAAGCCAAAGATGTAAAATTCCGGATTTACCACGGAGATGCAGATATGGTGGTCTCTGTTCACAATTCCCGGAATGCTTATAAAGAATTAAAAAAAGATGGTGCAAAAGTGGAATATATTGAATTTCCCGGATGTAACCATGATAGTTGGAATCCGGCATTCAACCGGTCTGATTTCCTCGAATGGCTATTCAAACAAAAAAAATAA